In Asterias rubens chromosome 10, eAstRub1.3, whole genome shotgun sequence, the following proteins share a genomic window:
- the LOC117295808 gene encoding melatonin receptor type 1B-A-like: MATSMVSTEDVPNSTWTNDTTTSTGDGRNFRYEGGNHEMLLFLGCVYCVVAVSGLVGNTMVIMAVVLSKKLQSSTNAFVVNLATADLISCLTTPFAAVALFSMNGWPLPELVCSVSAAIYYISLGCSILNLTSIAINRYVLITKSIQTYQSIYTPKKIAAMLVFTWLYPASICSLPLFGIGKWGYSEKYSTCTQDTSVETSNLFSTLGSNLIFPMALIILFVCYFKIYRHVTGHMKKMTRRGIEMQDFPTASNSSTKPLREISKRQVEITKNLFYVLCAFLVCLAPFAINLWMESEDFQLPWHSTLVVFNSAVNPIIYGVKHPHFKEVFRQMFRCRYHMIPEPSSCLRKMTST, from the coding sequence ATGGCGACCTCTATGGTATCAACTGAAGATGTTCCGAACTCTACATGGACGAATGATACAACAACCAGCACAGGAGACGGCAGAAACTTTCGTTATGAAGGTGGAAATCACGAAATGCTACTTTTTCTCGGCTGCGTGTACTGCGTCGTGGCCGTCTCCGGGCTGGtggggaacaccatggtgattatGGCCGTTGTCTTATCCAAGAAGCTCCAGAGCAGCACCAACGCCTTCGTCGTCAACCTCGCCACGGCCGACCTGATATCGTGCCTCACGACACCTTTCGCTGCGGTGGCGCTGTTTAGCATGAACGGCTGGCCGTTGCCTGAGTTGGTATGCTCCGTGTCCGCTGCCATATACTACATTAGCCTTGGATGTAGCATCTTGAATCTTACCAGCATCGCAATTAACCGCTACGTTCTCATTACCAAATCCATACAGACATACCAGTCTATCTACACACCCAAGAAGATAGCAGCCATGTTGGTATTTACGTGGCTCTATCCAGCATCAATCTGTTCTCTTCCCCTCTTTGGTATCGGTAAATGGGGTTACTCAGAGAAGTACAGTACGTGTACTCAAGACACCTCGGTTGAGACAAGCAACCTCTTCAGTACGCTGGGAAGTAATCTTATTTTCCCCATGGCACTCATCATCCTGTTCGTCTGTTACTTCAAGATTTACCGCCACGTGACAGGCCACATGAAGAAGATGACGCGGAGGGGGATCGAGATGCAGGATTTCCCTACCGCGTCGAATAGCAGCACCAAGCCACTCCGGGAGATCAGCAAAAGACAGGTGGAGATCACCAAGAATCTCTTCTACGTACTGTGCGCCTTCCTCGTGTGTCTCGCCCCCTTTGCCATCAATCTGTGGATGGAATCTGAAGATTTTCAGCTCCCTTGGCATTCGACCCTCGTCGTCTTTAACAGCGCCGTCAACCCCATCATCTACGGGGTCAAACACCCGCACTTCAAGGAGGTGTTCCGTCAGATGTTCCGGTGTCGGTACCACATGATTCCAGAACCATCTAGCTGTCTCAGAAAGATGACATCAACATAG
- the LOC117295639 gene encoding activated RNA polymerase II transcriptional coactivator p15-like: protein MITRSAWLLLSRIFCRSSTKKKIRKEKNVESTKEKTVESTKEKSPKKKKSGDGPEDHMYPLARQRFVNVREFRGKVLIDIREYYTDNSGELKPGKKGISLTVEQWEKLKDAMEDVNDSVRELS, encoded by the exons ATGATTACAAGATCTGCCTGGCTTCTTCTGTCGAGGATCTTCTGCAGGTCATCCACAA agaagaaaataaggaaagaaaagaaTGTTGAGTCAACAAAAGAAAAGACTGTTGAGTCAACAAAAGAAAAGTctccaaaaaagaagaaatctgGAGATGGCCCAGAAGATCACATGTATCCA CTTGCCAGACAGCGCTTTGTTAATGTGAGAGAGTTTCGCGGCAAGGTGTTAATCGACATCAGGGAATACTACACAGATAACTCTGGAGAACTTAAACCAGGCAAAAAAG GCATCAGCCTAACCGTAGAACAATGGGAAAAGCTTAAAGATGCCATGGAGGATGTCAACGACAGTGTTCGAGAACTCAGCTAG